One window of the Babesia microti strain RI chromosome IV, complete genome genome contains the following:
- a CDS encoding hypothetical protein (overlaps_old_locusTagID:BBM_III09395;~overlaps_old_locusTagID:BBM_III09400) — translation MEWIQAALDASEESEEIEDNETFDGANDIPEKFDEKKFKENTDLLKFGREHLQRIKNNKIYNNPSNHSRNDNKQSSVHISQEIFTLQTTRQIKRPGVDIDFKKDYIKSEKEPPKPPQINDTALQVDQTFNDNLLKHAPKGKEWKGYEKCTAHIYGENISGNNTMPTCQNLGHFKEEFRTINFNIPAQTFTTSDGDVLQSNQIRRTQKRKHQV, via the exons ATGGAGTGGATACAAGCTGCATTGGATGCCTCGGAAGAATCTGAAGAAATTGAAGATAATGAAACTTTTGATGGTGCTAACGATATACCAGAAAAGTTTGACgaaaaaaaattcaaagaAAATACAGACCTTTTAAAATTCGGAAGAGAACATTTACAaagaataaaaaataacaaaatcTACAATAACCCATCCAATCACAGTAGAAATGATAACAAACAATCTTCTGTACATATAAGTCAGGAAATTTTTACTTTACAAACAACCCGCCAAATTAAAAGGCCTGGAGTAgatattgattttaaaaaagACTATATTAAGTCTGAAAAGGAACCACCAAAACCCCCTCAAATAAACGACACTGCTCTCCAAGTTGATCAGacatttaatgataatttactTAAACATGCGCCTAAGGGAAAAGAG TGGAAGGGTTATGAAAAATGTACTGCCCATATATATGGAGAAAATATATCAGGCAATAACACAAT GCCGAcatgtcaaaatttgggGCATTTTAAAGAGGAGTTTAGAACTATCAACTTCAATATTCCAGCACAAACATTCACTACTTCTGATGGAGATGTTTTACAAAGTAATCAAATCAGAAGGACCCAGAAGAGAAAACATCAggtga
- a CDS encoding hypothetical protein (overlaps_old_locusTagID:BBM_III09405), with protein sequence MPAIHLLLIIFIKIGYLHTECILAFRIPIEIRNLHTFNIYVGHIPFPERSGEGINWKHPKDTKRLHRYHLKAKGINCIPPNLTKLHLRRNPNQIELLESILSLL encoded by the exons ATGCCAGCTATACACTTGTTACTTATaatattcatcaaaattggATATCTACATACGGAGTGTATACTGGCATTTAGAATACCTATAGAAATTCGCAATTTAcatacatttaatatatatgttggACATATTCCATTTCCAGAG cgTTCTGGAGAAGGAATTAATTGGAAACATCCAAAAGATACTAAAAGACTTCATAGATATCATTTAAAAG CAAAGggaattaattgtataccACCTAATTTGACTAAACTGCATCTTAGACGGAATCCAAACCAAATTGAACTTTTGGAATCAATTCTTTCTCTtctataa
- a CDS encoding mitochondrial carrier protein, MC family (overlaps_old_locusTagID:BBM_III09410), whose protein sequence is MAGVDDWNSRFNWETWNGDLPFWQHAFCGSIAGIAEHICLFPLDTIKTRLQTSNNSLSQIAWNNKAPFGGLFRGTQAIVIGCIPAHIAYFTLYEFISNWNRNSGNNITKQSDHNVNVNVNKSKFSRISSEISTTAMAGAVATIGHDILLVPADMMKQRLQLGCYKSMIHCLKCVIKEEGSCAFYRSFPTTLFMNIPFQAILVAVNEYIKSNVEFMNSKNNLPSLSGYFISAGIGGALAAFLTNPLDVIKTKIQTQGIKGVGNNSKTVFTVPFVVAKNIYKIRGLSGFMRGSIARIAICTPAAAISWGTYETIKMLIS, encoded by the exons ATGGCGGGCGTCGATGATTGGAATTCTAGATTTAATTGGGAAACATGGAACG gcGACTTACCATTTTGGCAACATGCATTTTGTGGAAGTATAGCTGGAATTGCTGAGCACATATGTTTATTTCCTCTTGACACAATTAAGACTCGATTGCAGACTTCTAACAATTCGTTATCTCAAATCGCGTGGAATAACAAAGCACCATTTGGAGGATTATTTAGAGGAACTCAAGCTATTGTAATTGGTTGCATACCAGCTCACATCGCATATTTTACCCTCTACGAATTCATTTCAAATTGGAATAGAAACTCAGGAAACAATATTACTAAGCAATCAGATCATAATGTGAATGTAAACgttaataaatcaaaattttcacgCATATCAAGTGAGATTTCTACCACGGCTATGGCTGGAGCAGTCGCCACAATTGGCcatgatattttattagtaCCAGCGGATATGATGAAGCAAAGGCTTCAGCTAGGATGTTATAA AAGTATGATTCATTGtttaaaatgtgtaattaaGGAGGAAGGAAGCTGTGCTTTTTATAGAAGTTTTCCAACAACTTTATTCATGAACATACCGTTTCAAGCTATATTAGTTGCGGTAAATGAGTATATCAAAAGTAATGTCGAGTTTATGAACtcaaaaaacaatttgCCCTCTTTATCCGGTTATTTTATTTCCGCTGGTATTGGCGGGGCCTTAGCTGCCTTTCTAACAAATCCATTGGATGTAATTAAAACTAAAATACAAACCCAGGGTATTAAAGGAGTTGGTAATAACTCTAAAACTGTATTTACA GTGCCATTTGTTGTGgccaaaaatatttataaaatacgAGGGCTGAGTGGTTTTATGCGTGGAAGTATAGCTAGAATCGCAATTTGCACGCCAGCAGCTGCCATTTCATGGGGAACTTATGAAACTATCAAAATGTTAATATcgtaa
- a CDS encoding hypothetical protein (overlaps_old_locusTagID:BBM_III09415), whose protein sequence is MGKESSVISDYVQLEKLKKALPQKLIKLSEQKKCKSISQLGLAIKQSRDRTIQSHKSRNDIFYQQNQRHNPKKIKKSKAKLPSSSISTEYAHKIMVKAKNLKIIC, encoded by the coding sequence ATGGGTAAGGAATCTTCCGTTATATCTGACTACGTGCAGTTAGAGAAGCTTAAAAAGGCTCTTCCACAGAAACTCATTAAGTTATCTGAACAAAAGAAAtgtaaatcaatttcacaACTTGGATTGGCCATTAAGCAATCCAGGGATAGGACAATCCAATCGCATAAATCTagaaatgatattttttatcaacaaaatcAGCGCCATAACCCAAAGAAAATTAAAAAGTCTAAGGCAAAACTGCCTTCATCTTCTATCAGTACAGAATACGCCCATAAGATCATGGTAAAGGCTAAGAAtcttaaaataatttgctAG
- a CDS encoding hypothetical protein (overlaps_old_locusTagID:BBM_III09420) — protein MESKYVCHSHNIFNLSSRIALHINFILLLIIRANYTLAHCRGHETQTFITTHNNYNSSPLYASTQSNVTKKELIAEVASDLGKTQKEVAAVVDTFIQHLVDKMEQNKQVMIPKFGVFSNSLRGERKMRNLQTGEIFTAPPVHVPILRFYDTLKDKVNESIRKGKRG, from the coding sequence ATGGAATCCAAATATGTGTGTCATTcacacaatatatttaacttgTCTTCGAGAATCGCTTTACACATCAACTTTATTCTGCTCTTAATCATAAGAGCGAATTACACGTTAGCCCACTGTAGAGGTCATGAGACCCaaacatttataacaaCACATAACAATTACAATTCATCACCATTGTATGCTAGTACTCAATCTAATGTTACGAAGAAGGAATTAATCGCCGAAGTTGCAAGTGATCTGGGGAAGACACAGAAGGAAGTTGCAGCCGTTGTTGACACATTTATTCAACACCTGGTCGATAAGATGGAACAGAATAAACAGGTCATGATACCTAAATTTGGAGTCTTTTCCAACTCGCTTAGAGGTGAACGTAAAATGCGTAATTTGCAAACAGGTGAAATTTTTACCGCTCCTCCAGTGCACGTACCAATCTTACGTTTCTACGATACCCTAAAGGATAAAGTGAATGAAAGCATTAGAAAGGGTAAGCgtggataa
- a CDS encoding prefoldin subunit 4 (overlaps_old_locusTagID:BBM_III09425) yields the protein MSDVLAEDQLKICEFSKYFDKTNMAKQRLSVLSKKFQEVNDAQDEVTASLEPPLLRVGDCFYKINEDNLEEILEKMKADLAGDVERIKTDIDDHSKKIMSLKTALYSKFGNRINLD from the coding sequence ATGAGTGATGTGTTAGCGGAAGATCAGCTTAAAATATGCGAATTTTCCAAGTACTTcgataaaacaaatatggCAAAACAACGTCTATCTGTATtatctaaaaaatttcaagaGGTAAACGATGCTCAAGATGAAGTTACTGCGTCACTAGAGCCTCCGTTGCTCAGAGTCGGCGATTGcttttataaaattaacgAAGATAATTTGGAAGAGATATTGGAAAAAATGAAGGCTGACTTGGCGGGGGATGTTGAGAGAATTAAAACTGACATTGACGACCATAGTAAAAAAATAATGTCACTCAAAACAGCGTTGTACtccaaatttggaaatagAATAAATCTAGACTGA
- a CDS encoding Signal peptidase complex subunit 3 (overlaps_old_locusTagID:BBM_III09430): protein MDSAPNRAHAITYAFSLSLGIALYGNYLTGQYQLKNAHIPISITDVKIIGFGIGQSKNEKAVVELKLKYDFREIFNWSTNSVYFYIVADYETSSHPTNQIIIHDEILTDPKDAVKDEIIICKYFLADFARSLKKRSVTLRAYYWFFPIGGAFVKKQIFKTTLKIPSTYSS, encoded by the exons ATGGATAGTGCTCCAAATAGAGCTCATGCTATTACTTACGCATTCAGTTTATCACTAGGAATCGCATTATATGGCAATTATTTGACGGGACAATATCAACTTAAGAATGCACATATACCAATATCCATTACCGATGTTAAAATCATCGGTTTTGGCATAGGTCAATCGAAG AATGAAAAGGCTGTTGTCGAATTGAAACTTAAATATGATTTCCGGGAGATCTTCAATTGGAGCACAAATTCGGTCTATTTCTACATCGTAGCGGATTATGAAACATCATCTCATCCTACTAATCAGATTATAATTCACGACGAGATTCTAACGGATCCTAAGGATGCGGTTAAggatgaaattattatttgtaaatacTTTCTAGCCGATTTTGCCAGGTCGCTGAAAAAAAGAAGTGTAACCCTTAGAGCGTATTATTGGTTTTTCCCAATTGGAGGGGCATTTGTTAAAAAGCAGATATTTAAAACCACTTTGAAAATACCATCAACTTATTCCAGCTGA
- a CDS encoding conserved Plasmodium protein, unknown function (overlaps_old_locusTagID:BBM_III09435), with the protein MSLWYAVILALGYINSECKNVNRSIRSKVYNNHSNDMPINPVKVQHQKHNPWRTKFMKFDSDNEEEGNENDHDEDNVEEGEEVLDSEKSKTSSHIVNPTGTSKDDNTIENDNEYKPRVCGQGKRGILIYQQQDYGIAIMGLIDKGTLKLYAGNIILKEISLWNIISPIEMANNKCFSIRQPTQLPTILCAGGIDSRNRWVNALESSRLCLITKVKYYLPISIDKDFVEPEDPPPSGINVFIAESQFGKPEIVINGKTLEQIKNDEMESISTSDEYGTTLWNGELQKPDFQEDEFNGDESMESLAEAEMKKDIAPEFGHARMF; encoded by the exons ATGTCACTCTGGTATGCTGTGATATTGGCATTAGGATACATCAATTCTGAGTGTAAAAATGTTAATCGATCGATACGCTCGAAGGtgtataataatcattCAAATGACATGCCAATTAACCCTGTAAAAGTACAACATCAAAAACACAATCCATGGCgtacaaaatttatgaaatttgACAGTGACAATGAAGAGGAAGGCAATGAAAATGATCATGATGAAGATAATGTAGAGGAGGGAGAGGAAGTTTTGGATTCGGAAAAATCCAAAACTTCCTCTCATATTGTTAATCCAACGGGCACGTCAAAAGATGATAACACTATTGAAAATGACAATGAATATAAGCCAAGAGTGTGTGGCCAAG GCAAAAGAGGTATTTTAATATACCAACAACAAGACTATGGCATTGCCATAATGGGATTGATTGATAAGGGCACATTAAAGTTATATGCCGGAAAT ataattttgaaggaGATCTCATTGTGGAATATCATCTCACCAATTGAGATGGCTAATAATAAGTGCTTTTCTATACGACAACCAACGCAATTACCAACAATTTTATGTGCTGG AGGAATTGATTCTAGGAATAGGTGGGTGAATGCTCTGGAAAGCTCACGATTGTGTCTAATCACAAAAGTG AAATATTATCTACCCATTTCGATTGATAAAGATTT CGTTGAACCCGAAGATCCTCCTCCATCTGGAATAAATGTTTTTAT TGCCGAATCACAATTCGGGAAACCCGAAATAGTTATAAACGGAAAAACATTGGAACAGATCAAGAATGACGAGATGGAAAGCATTTCGACAAGTGATGAATATGGAACAACAT TGTGGAATGGTGAATTACAGAAACCTGATTTTCAAGAAGATGAGTTTAATGGAGATGAGTCTATGGAATCTTTGGCTGAGGCGGAGATGAAGAAGGATATTGCCCCGGAATTTGGCCATGCCAGGATGTTCTAA
- a CDS encoding Adaptin N terminal region (overlaps_old_locusTagID:BBM_III09440), protein MKMVGPQTSHLSQEFIGFLKKMSEVVSRQEEQKLIAMEVQKLKSCFEKFVYTPEEKRELLVRAIYVEMFGFEAPFARIHAINLAQEKNISAKRTGYLACALLIPPNDDIILLLVNTIQKDLASNSYLDVSAALTSICQLEKKEIVQATLPMILEIIDNPMSDPFVKRKAYVAIQRFQTYISQYPSITRKCVEDQDINIMFIGLNLLRDLVAVSPSDYCDLVPKLVEILRLIITRQLSHELDYYGTPAPWLQIAILDILGLIGVSSTDCSEHIQGILLSILKTNENVTKSALAVLLQCILTMSKLQASQSLVELASTRISKYIISNNGNLKYMAIVSLSYLAEINPQCVFKHQLTLVDLLNDVDETISRKTLEIIFKITNETNIKAIVDTLITSLESYRDPHYQKDLIAKVALVSEKYSPNAEWYLDTLVSLMLEIEKLNFSKSQVNEWSKIALDISNQLFYLMSSEQSYSFKSYAVNKFQSLLDSKSKYLQKMCAWAMGEYGDVNTAEIIAKHLQHDIATDLDGYLLLALVKLKTRGQNTQYIIDKLMASNYTLAQRVHECKYILSQDLKCLNYELPEGFESKTKFLYKIADRALECGAKPYSLPKKFEKPQEFVLPDVNRFYKKMENTTISLPDDAMAIEEKKAVQSVPIDSGKIVTNARWGPDGYKWSKTIVNTVGEKPEKQSTPILKASPAQVHSKEKEEEREKRAAALFSGLTLK, encoded by the exons ATGAAGATGGTTGGACCACAGACATCCCATCTATCCCAGGAATTCATAGGATTTCTCAAAAAAATGTCGGAAGTAGTTTCCCGCCag GAAGAACAAAAATTGATCGCTATGGAGGTGCAGAAATTGAAGAGCTGCtttgaaaaatttgtatatacaCCC GAAGAGAAAAGGGAGCTACTTGTTAGGGCCATTTATGTTGAAATGTTTGGTTTCGAAGCCCCTTTTGCACGTATTCATGCTATCAACCTTGCGCAAGAAAAGAATATCTCAGCTAAAAGAACAG GATACCTAGCATGTGCATTGCTTATACCGCCGAATGATGACATAATTCTTCTGCTAGTAAATACTATCCAAAAA GATCTGGCAAGCAACAGCTATTTGGATGTATCCGCAGCATTGACATCTATTTGCCAACTGGAGAAGAAAGAAATTGTCCAAGCAACTCTACCTATGATACTGGAAATAATCGATAATCCTATGTCAGATCCATTTGTAAAGAGAAAAGCGTATGTTGCTATACAACGTTTTCAAACGTATATAAGCCAATACCCATCCATTACTAG AAAGTGCGTTGAGGATCAGGATATCAACATCATGTTTATCGGTTTGAACCTATTGCGTGATTTGGTAGCAGTTTCACCCAGTGATTATTGCGACCTAGTTCCCAAGTTGGTTGAGATACTGAGATTGATAATTACAAGGCAATTATCTCATGAATTAGATTATTACGGCACTCCAGCACCATGGTtacaa ATTGCAATATTGGACATACTGGGACTAATAGGCGTTTCGAGCACGGATTGTAGTGAACATATTCAAGGAATACTGCTATCAATCTTAAAAACAAATGAAAATGTCACTAAATCTGCATTGGCGGTGCTACTTCAATGTATTCTAACCATGTCAAAGTTGCAAGCATCCCAATCACTAGTGGAACTAGCATCCACTAGAATttcaaaatacataatatcaaataatggCAACTTGAAGTATATGGCCATAGTTTCACTGTCTTATCTCGCAGAAATAAACCCGCAATGCGTATTCAAACATCAACTCACACTCGTAGATTTATTGAACGATGTTGATGAAACTATATCGCGAAAAACACTAGAAATCATCTTTAAGATTACCAATGAGACCAATATAAAGGCGATAGTTGATACTCTCATAACTTCACTGGA ATCATATCGTGATCCTCACTACCAAAAGGATTTAATAGCAAAGGTGGCTCTTGTTTCTGAAAA atatTCGCCAAATGCCGAATGGTACCTAGATACACTTGTATCTCTTATGTTAGAGATAGAGAAGTTGAACTTCAGTAAATCGCAGGTAAATGAATGGTCAAAAATCGCGCTTGATATATCAAACCAACTATTTTATCTTATGTCCTCAGAACAGTCGTATTCTTTCAAATCATATGCTGTAAATAAATTCCAATCTCTACTTGATTCTAAGTcgaaatatttacaaaag ATGTGCGCCTGGGCCATGGGCGAATATGGAGATGTCAATACGGCTgaaattatcgcaaaacATCTGCAACATGATATAGCTACTGATTTGGATGGGTATCTGCTTTTAGCATTAGTGAAGCTTAAGACGCGCGGTCAAAACACACAATA TATAATTGATAAGCTTATGGCGTCAAATTACACCTTGGCACAGAGGGTACACGAATGCAAGTACATATTGTCGCAGGATTTAAAGTGTTTAAACTATGAGCTACCCGAAGGGTTTGAGAGTAAAACAAAGTTCTTGTATAAAATAGCTGACAGGGCACTGGAATGTGGCGCAAAACCCTATAGTTTACCTAAGAAATTTGAGAAGCCCCAAGAATTTGTTCTGCCAGATGTCAATAGgttttacaaaaaaatgGAAAACACAACAATATCGTTGCCAGATGATGCAATGGCAATTGAAGAAAAAAAGGCGGTACAATCTGTGCCAATTGACTctggtaaaattgttacaaatgCTCGTTGGGGCCCTGATGGCTATAAGTGGAGCAAAACTATAGTTAACACAGTTGGTGAAAAACCCGAGAAGCAATCTACCCCAATCCTAAAAGCATCTCCAGCACAAGTGCATTCGAAAGAGAAGGAAGAGGAGAGGGAGAAAAGGGCGGCGGCCTTGTTTAGCGGTCTGACCCTTAAATGA
- a CDS encoding GTPase-activating protein, putative (overlaps_old_locusTagID:BBM_III09445) has translation MGFVDDATFYEEEKHSPLLSHRELEGEKVLSYIRPRIRYILTRALYLNPHPKLEFPSIELIEKISGLTNIHYDSDQYNSHYTNICESKCDIKCKDPNCEAKCCDKGREGSVIVSNKCDNNYCKCGKDCKCGTDCKCGTDCKCGTDCKCGTDCKCGKDCNCGTDCKCGKDCNCGTDCKCGKDCNCGTDCKCGKDCNCGTDCNCGKDCNCGTDCKCGKDCNCGTDCKCGKDCKCGKDCNCGKDCNCGKDCNCGTDCKCGKDCKCGKDCNCGKDCNCGKDCNCGTDCKCGKDCKCGKDCKLSLGEHSKSDSEYKEDNSFTSRLFKFISSSKDDASKLCLKMLESLSLTNKSKDDDYSTYLKNIDESIFKFAETVPTEEHLRIFKLDGERTFKNLNRQRTLVNTLKMLYYMIGDYHQGEGFVTAYLLIFMNPPEVIKLMWILHCFYVNGYFSTVPSSYIRDSIVFIELLKARDPVYAKFLENQITPQAYASKWFIGLTIYVHSIQLNCYFIEQLVERGQTYLFSYAITLALMLKDTIMERNDVSKSLEYLRLDNVDEEICERILKESTKLDISMEEVNEMRKVAIGIMEAQNKARKEREQAMEYSDDEIVFSDEEQ, from the coding sequence ATGGGTTTTGTAGACGATGCAACCTTTTACGAAGAGGAAAAACATTCTCCATTACTCTCACATCGTGAACTTGAGGGTGAAAAAGTCCTCTCCTATATCCGTCCACGCATTAGATACATCCTCACTAGGGCTTTGTATCTGAACCCTCATCCTAAACTTGAATTTCCATCCATTGAACTTATTGAGAAAATCTCCGGTCTCACCAATATTCATTACGACTCAGATCAGTATAATTCacattatacaaatatatgtgAATCAAAATGTGATATAAAGTGCAAGGATCCCAACTGTGAAGCCAAATGTTGCGATAAGGGGAGAGAAGGGAGCGTTATTGTTAGTAATAAATGCGataacaattattgtaaatgtggaaaggattgtaaatgtggaactgattgtaaatgtggaactgattgtaaatgtggaactgattgtaaatgtggaactgattgtaaatgtggaaAGGATTGTAACTGTGGAActgattgtaaatgtggaaAGGATTGTAACTGTGGAActgattgtaaatgtggaaAGGATTGTAACTGTGGAActgattgtaaatgtggaaAGGATTGTAACTGTGGAACTGATTGTAACTGTGGAAAGGATTGTAACTGTGGAActgattgtaaatgtggaaAGGATTGTAACTGTGGAActgattgtaaatgtggaaaggattgtaaatgtggaaAGGATTGTAACTGTGGAAAGGATTGTAACTGTGGAAAGGATTGTAACTGTGGAActgattgtaaatgtggaaaggattgtaaatgtggaaAGGATTGTAACTGTGGAAAGGATTGTAACTGTGGAAAGGATTGTAACTGTGGAActgattgtaaatgtggaaaggattgtaaatgtggaaAGGATTGTAAGTTATCTCTTGGTGAACACAGTAAAAGTGATTCTGAATATAAAGAAGATAACTCCTTCACCTCCCGCCTATTCAAATTCATATCTTCATCAAAAGATGATGCGTCTAAGTTGTGTTTAAAGATGTTGGAGAGTTTATCACTGACGAACAAATCCAAAGATGATGATTATTCAACTTATTTAAAGAATATCGATGAgtctatatttaaatttgccGAAACAGTGCCCACCGAGGAGCATTTAAGGATATTTAAATTGGACGGGGAACGAACTTTTAAAAATCTAAACAGGCAAAGAACACTGGTAAACACGCTGAAAATGTTGTATTATATGATTGGGGATTATCATCAGGGCGAAGGATTCGTTACTGCTTATTTACTTATCTTTATGAATCCTCCTGAAGTTATTAAACTTATGTGGATATTGCACTGTTTCTATGTAAACGGATATTTTTCCACTGTTCCATCATCATACATCCGAGACTCGATTGTTTTTATTGAGCTACTAAAGGCTAGAGACCCAGTGTACGccaaatttttggaaaatcAAATCACACCCCAAGCATACGCGTCAAAATGGTTCATTGGTCTTACCATTTATGTGCATTCAATTCAACTAAATTGTTACTTCATTGAGCAGTTAGTGGAGAGGGGGCAGACTTACCTATTCTCATATGCTATAACATTAGCGTTAATGCTGAAAGATACTATTATGGAACGTAACGATGTTTCAAAGTCACTAGAATATTTAAGACTAGACAATGTGGATGAGGAAATATGTGAGAGGATTTTGAAGGAATCGACAAAACTCGATATTTCTATGGAGGAAGTTAATGAAATGAGAAAGGTGGCTATTGGTATTATGGAAGCGCAAAATAAGGCTAGGAAGGAAAGGGAGCAGGCGATGGAATATTCCGACGATGAGATTGTATTTTCTGATGAAGAACAGTGA
- a CDS encoding large subunit ribosomal protein L32e (overlaps_old_locusTagID:BBM_III09450) translates to MAVKRVGSLLHKRTKKFKRFQSDRFKRVKESWRKPKGIDCRVRRRFKGTNLTPKIGYGTCKRTKHILPCGKYKLTVHTPHEIDVLLMHNKKFAVEIAHNVSVRKRRAILERANQLALTVLNKSARLVQQDAEQ, encoded by the exons ATGGCTGTCAAACGTGTAGGGTCCCTCCTGCATAAGAGGACCAAGAAATTTAAACGGTTTCAATCAGACCGTTTTAAGCGTGTAAAG GAATCTTGGCGCAAACCCAAGGGCATTGATTGTCGCGTTAGGAGGAGATTCAAAGGTACAAATTTAACTCCGAAGATCGGTTACGGCACTTGCAAGCGAACAAAGCACATTTTACCTTGTGGAAAGTACAAGCTTACGGTCCACACTCCCCATGAAATTGACGTGCTATTGATGCacaacaaaaaatttgcagtAGAGATCGCCCACAACGTATCTGTACGAAAGCGACGTGCTATTTTGGAGAGAGCAAATCAATTGGCCTTGACGGTACTTAATAAGTCTGCTCGCTTGGTCCAGCAAGATGCGGAACAATAg